A single genomic interval of Bradyrhizobium sp. sBnM-33 harbors:
- a CDS encoding efflux RND transporter permease subunit — translation MNLSKFFIDRPIFAGVLSIVIFLAGLISLFAMPISEYPDVVPPSVVVRATYPGANPKVIAETVATPIEEQINGVENMLYMSSQATTDGAMTLTVTFRLGTDPDKATQLVQNRVQQAEPRLPAVVRQLGIITKKSSPDLTMVVHLLSPNNRYDMTYLRNYAVLNVKDRLARIDGVGDVQLYGAGDYSMRVWVDPQKAAEHGLTASDIVRAIQAQNVEAAAGVVGSSPSVKGIDLQMSVNAEGRLASEEQFGDIVVKTGSRGEVVRLRDVARIELGASEYGLRSLLDNKQAVAIPIFQAPGSNALQISDQVRSTMAEIKKNMPEGVSYQIVYDPTQFVRSSIEAVIHTLLEAIALVVLVVILFLQTWRASIIPLLAVPVSIIGTFAVMHVFGFSINALSLFGLVLAIGIVVDDAIVVVENVERNIEAGLSPRDATYQAMREVSGPIIAIALVLIAVFVPLAFISGLTGQFYKQFALTIAISTVISAINSLTLSPALSALLLKGHNEPKDRLTLILEKGLGWFFRGFNRAFARASENYSGSVSKVISRKAAVMGAYVLLIGLTALLFQQVPSGFVPGQDKQYLVGFARLPDGAALDRTEEVIRKMSDIALTQPGVESSVAFPGLSISGFTNSSNAGIVFSTLKPFDERKDPALSGPAIAAELNKKYAGIQEAFIAMFPPPPVNGLGTIGGFKLQIEDRAGLGYDALNEATKAFMAAMQKAPEIAGVFSSFQVNVPQLFADIDRTKALQLGVPVTEVFNTLQIYLGSYYVNDFNKFGRTYSVRVQADAPFRARADDIRQLKVRSASGDMIPLSALLKIRQSAGPERAIRYNGFLSSDINAAAAPGYSSGQAQEAATRIASEVLPPGFAFEWTDLTYQEFIAGNSGIWVFPLAILLVFLVLAALYESLILPLSIIMIVPMGLLAAMFGVWMSKGDNNVFTQIGLIVLVGLSAKNAILIVEFARELEFAGRSPIRAAIEASRLRLRPILMTSMAFIMGVLPLVLSTGAGSEMRRAMGVAVFSGMIGVTVFGLFLTPVFYVLLRTVTGLKPLTNHSANAATGHAPEPSR, via the coding sequence ATGAATCTCTCAAAGTTCTTCATCGATCGGCCGATTTTTGCCGGTGTGCTTTCGATCGTGATCTTCCTGGCCGGCCTGATCTCGCTCTTTGCCATGCCGATCTCGGAGTATCCGGACGTCGTGCCGCCCTCCGTGGTGGTGCGCGCGACCTACCCCGGCGCCAATCCGAAGGTGATCGCGGAGACAGTGGCAACGCCGATCGAGGAGCAGATCAACGGCGTCGAGAACATGCTCTACATGAGCAGCCAGGCAACCACCGACGGGGCGATGACGCTGACAGTGACGTTCCGCCTCGGCACCGATCCTGACAAGGCGACACAGCTTGTGCAGAACCGCGTGCAACAGGCCGAGCCGCGCCTGCCGGCGGTAGTTCGCCAGCTCGGCATTATCACCAAGAAGAGCTCGCCCGACCTCACCATGGTCGTGCACCTGCTGTCGCCAAACAACCGCTACGATATGACGTATCTCCGCAACTACGCGGTGCTGAACGTCAAGGACCGCCTTGCGCGGATCGACGGCGTCGGTGATGTCCAGCTCTACGGTGCCGGCGACTACTCGATGCGCGTCTGGGTCGACCCGCAGAAGGCCGCCGAGCACGGCCTGACTGCAAGCGACATCGTGAGGGCGATCCAGGCGCAGAACGTCGAGGCCGCCGCCGGCGTGGTCGGCTCCTCGCCGAGCGTCAAGGGCATCGACCTTCAGATGTCGGTCAACGCCGAAGGTCGGCTCGCGAGTGAAGAACAGTTCGGCGACATCGTGGTCAAGACCGGTTCGCGTGGCGAGGTGGTGCGGCTGCGCGACGTCGCGCGCATCGAATTAGGTGCGTCCGAATACGGCCTGCGCTCGCTGCTCGACAACAAACAGGCGGTGGCGATCCCGATCTTCCAGGCGCCAGGCTCCAACGCGCTCCAGATCTCCGACCAAGTCCGCTCCACCATGGCCGAGATCAAGAAGAACATGCCCGAGGGCGTATCCTACCAGATCGTCTACGACCCCACACAGTTCGTGCGCTCGTCGATCGAGGCGGTGATCCACACGCTGCTGGAAGCGATCGCGCTGGTGGTACTGGTGGTCATCCTGTTCCTCCAAACCTGGCGGGCTTCCATCATTCCGCTCCTGGCCGTGCCGGTGTCGATCATCGGCACATTCGCCGTGATGCACGTGTTCGGCTTCTCCATCAATGCGCTCAGCCTGTTCGGCCTGGTGCTCGCGATCGGCATCGTCGTCGACGACGCTATCGTCGTGGTCGAGAACGTCGAGCGCAACATCGAGGCCGGGCTGTCGCCGCGAGACGCCACCTACCAGGCAATGCGGGAGGTCTCCGGCCCCATCATCGCGATCGCACTGGTCTTGATTGCCGTATTCGTTCCCCTCGCCTTCATCTCCGGCCTCACCGGACAATTCTACAAGCAGTTCGCGCTGACGATCGCGATTTCGACCGTGATCTCCGCGATCAACTCCCTGACGCTGTCGCCGGCATTGTCGGCGTTGCTGCTCAAGGGCCACAATGAGCCCAAGGACAGGCTTACCCTCATTCTGGAGAAAGGGCTCGGCTGGTTCTTCCGCGGCTTCAACCGCGCCTTCGCGCGCGCCTCGGAGAATTATAGCGGCAGCGTGTCCAAAGTGATCTCTCGCAAGGCGGCGGTGATGGGCGCCTATGTGCTCCTGATTGGCCTGACCGCCCTACTCTTCCAGCAGGTGCCGAGCGGCTTCGTCCCGGGTCAGGACAAGCAGTACCTCGTCGGCTTCGCACGCCTGCCCGACGGCGCCGCGCTCGACCGCACCGAAGAGGTCATCCGCAAGATGAGCGACATTGCGCTGACGCAGCCCGGCGTCGAGAGCTCGGTAGCGTTTCCCGGCCTTTCGATCTCCGGTTTCACCAACTCCTCCAACGCCGGCATCGTGTTCTCTACCTTGAAGCCGTTCGACGAGCGCAAGGATCCCGCGTTGAGTGGCCCCGCGATCGCGGCCGAGCTGAACAAGAAATATGCCGGGATCCAGGAAGCCTTCATCGCCATGTTCCCGCCGCCACCGGTCAACGGGCTCGGCACCATCGGCGGCTTCAAACTCCAGATCGAGGACCGCGCCGGCCTCGGCTATGACGCGCTGAACGAGGCGACCAAGGCGTTCATGGCCGCGATGCAGAAGGCACCGGAAATCGCCGGCGTCTTCTCGAGCTTCCAGGTCAACGTGCCACAGTTGTTCGCCGACATTGACCGCACCAAGGCCTTGCAGCTCGGCGTGCCCGTGACAGAAGTCTTCAACACGCTGCAGATCTATCTGGGCTCGTACTACGTCAACGACTTCAACAAGTTTGGGCGCACCTATTCGGTCCGTGTGCAGGCCGACGCGCCGTTCCGCGCGCGGGCCGACGACATCAGGCAATTGAAGGTGCGCTCTGCGTCCGGCGACATGATCCCGCTCTCGGCGCTCTTGAAGATTCGCCAGAGCGCCGGGCCTGAACGCGCGATCCGTTACAACGGTTTCTTGTCCTCCGACATCAACGCCGCGGCAGCGCCCGGGTATTCCTCCGGCCAGGCCCAGGAAGCGGCCACGCGCATCGCCTCCGAAGTACTACCGCCTGGCTTCGCCTTTGAATGGACCGACCTGACTTATCAGGAGTTCATCGCCGGCAACTCCGGCATCTGGGTTTTTCCACTCGCGATCCTCCTCGTGTTCCTGGTGCTGGCTGCGCTCTATGAGAGCCTGATCCTGCCCCTGTCGATCATCATGATCGTGCCAATGGGGTTGCTTGCCGCGATGTTCGGCGTCTGGATGTCGAAGGGCGACAATAACGTCTTCACCCAGATCGGATTGATCGTGCTGGTGGGATTGTCTGCCAAGAACGCGATCCTTATCGTCGAATTCGCGCGCGAACTGGAGTTCGCAGGTCGTTCGCCGATACGGGCAGCGATCGAGGCAAGCCGCCTGCGGCTGCGTCCGATCCTGATGACCTCGATGGCATTCATCATGGGCGTCTTGCCCCTGGTGCTCTCGACCGGTGCCGGTTCGGAAATGCGCCGAGCTATGGGCGTCGCCGTCTTCTCTGGCATGATCGGCGTCACGGTGTTTGGCCTGTTCCTGACACCCGTCTTCTATGTTCTGTTGCGCACCGTCACGGGACTGAAGCCACTGACCAACCATTCCGCCAATGCGGCGACCGGTCACGCGCCAGAGCCCAGTCGCTAA
- a CDS encoding efflux RND transporter periplasmic adaptor subunit: MPPSANTSRSGQFRRVVGGVAIIGVLAAAGSIASGRYFHAAQATTGTAPEQAVSVTIAVIEPRRTALWDDFSGRLEAVNRVELRPRVAGAILSANFAEGALVKAGDVLFKIDPAPYAAEVDKASAQLEAAKARAIFTASEVERGAQLVGNAVVTRRDFDQRENANREAIANVKAAEATLQTAKLNLDYTEVRAPVDGRVGKIEVTVGNLVAAGTASPVLTSLVSVNPIYASFNADEEIVLRALNSIADSSGKRGNLDQIPVEMTTSGGTSAKGHIQLIDNQVNGQSGTIRVRAVFQNEDGRLIPGQFARVRMGQPQQQTLVMIDERAIGTDQDKKSVMVVSDDNRAVYRGISLGGAVDGLRIVTGGLKSGDRIVVNGLQRVRPGALLKTEIAEMGSRGPQQASNAGSR, encoded by the coding sequence ATGCCCCCATCCGCCAATACCTCCCGTTCCGGCCAATTCCGACGCGTTGTCGGCGGCGTTGCCATCATCGGCGTCCTCGCGGCGGCCGGTTCGATCGCGAGCGGCCGCTATTTTCATGCGGCCCAGGCGACCACAGGGACCGCACCCGAGCAGGCCGTCTCCGTCACGATCGCGGTGATCGAGCCGCGTCGGACCGCGCTGTGGGATGACTTCTCTGGACGTCTCGAAGCCGTCAACCGCGTCGAGCTCCGCCCACGCGTCGCTGGCGCGATCCTGTCGGCCAACTTTGCCGAGGGCGCGTTGGTGAAAGCTGGCGATGTCCTGTTCAAGATTGATCCCGCGCCCTACGCCGCCGAAGTGGATAAGGCGAGCGCGCAGCTCGAGGCAGCAAAAGCGCGTGCGATCTTCACTGCGAGCGAAGTCGAGCGCGGCGCGCAACTCGTCGGCAACGCCGTCGTCACGCGGCGCGATTTCGATCAGCGCGAGAACGCCAATCGCGAAGCCATCGCCAATGTGAAGGCGGCCGAGGCGACGCTGCAGACTGCAAAGCTCAATCTAGACTACACCGAGGTCCGTGCACCCGTCGATGGCCGCGTCGGCAAGATCGAGGTGACGGTCGGAAACCTCGTGGCCGCAGGGACTGCCTCCCCGGTCCTGACCTCTCTGGTCTCTGTCAACCCGATCTATGCAAGTTTCAATGCGGACGAAGAGATCGTGCTGCGGGCGCTGAATTCCATTGCAGATAGTTCCGGCAAGCGCGGCAATCTTGATCAAATACCCGTCGAGATGACCACCTCTGGCGGCACATCGGCCAAAGGCCATATCCAGTTGATCGACAACCAGGTCAATGGCCAGAGCGGCACGATACGCGTCCGCGCGGTATTCCAGAACGAAGATGGACGCCTCATCCCCGGCCAGTTCGCGCGGGTGCGGATGGGCCAGCCTCAGCAACAGACGCTGGTGATGATCGACGAGCGAGCCATCGGTACCGATCAGGATAAGAAGTCCGTTATGGTGGTCAGCGACGACAACCGCGCGGTCTATCGCGGAATATCGCTCGGCGGCGCCGTCGACGGGCTCCGCATCGTGACGGGTGGCCTAAAATCCGGTGACCGCATCGTCGTGAACGGCCTCCAGCGGGTACGCCCGGGCGCGCTCCTGAAGACCGAAATTGCGGAGATGGGCTCGCGCGGACCGCAGCAAGCATCGAACGCCGGCAGCCGGTAA
- a CDS encoding TetR/AcrR family transcriptional regulator: MAMGRPREFDADAALDQAMEVFWRHGYEGATIAQLTEAMGINPPSLYAAFGNKEGLLKAALDRYTAKRAAWMEGVLSAPTARDVAERMLMGTADSQTDPDNPPGCLLVQGGLACGTGSENVPFELAARRALTEDQLRERFVRAKKEGDLKQTADAAALARYLSAVSAGMGVMASSGADREVLRQVANVSVKVFEEQSTT; this comes from the coding sequence ATGGCCATGGGACGCCCGAGAGAATTCGACGCCGATGCTGCATTGGATCAGGCGATGGAAGTCTTCTGGAGACATGGCTATGAGGGCGCGACCATTGCCCAGCTTACCGAGGCGATGGGCATTAACCCGCCGAGCCTCTATGCGGCATTTGGAAATAAGGAAGGTCTCCTGAAGGCGGCCCTCGACCGGTACACGGCCAAACGTGCCGCCTGGATGGAGGGGGTTTTGAGCGCGCCGACCGCCCGCGACGTCGCGGAGCGGATGCTCATGGGTACCGCAGACAGCCAAACCGATCCCGACAATCCGCCCGGTTGCCTGCTCGTGCAAGGCGGCCTTGCGTGCGGTACCGGTTCGGAGAACGTTCCCTTCGAGCTCGCAGCGCGCCGTGCACTGACCGAGGATCAACTCCGCGAACGCTTCGTCAGGGCGAAGAAGGAGGGCGATCTGAAGCAAACCGCCGACGCTGCCGCGCTGGCGCGCTATCTTTCGGCGGTGTCCGCCGGCATGGGCGTGATGGCGTCATCAGGCGCCGATCGCGAAGTACTGCGACAAGTGGCGAACGTATCCGTCAAAGTTTTCGAAGAACAGTCGACAACGTGA